A single genomic interval of Polynucleobacter necessarius harbors:
- the fdx gene encoding ISC system 2Fe-2S type ferredoxin: MTQIVVLPHSEYCPEGAVVEVAPGTSICEALLENDIPIEHACDMVCACSTCHVIVKEGYQSLNPPDENEEDMLDRAWGLNPQSRLSCQAIVGKQDLVIEIPKYSINHAKAKH; this comes from the coding sequence ATGACTCAAATCGTTGTATTACCCCATAGTGAGTATTGTCCTGAAGGTGCGGTTGTTGAGGTTGCTCCAGGCACATCGATTTGTGAGGCGTTATTGGAGAATGACATTCCAATTGAACATGCCTGCGATATGGTGTGTGCCTGCAGTACCTGCCATGTGATTGTGAAGGAGGGTTATCAAAGCTTGAATCCTCCTGATGAAAATGAAGAAGATATGCTCGACCGCGCTTGGGGCCTTAACCCTCAGTCTCGTTTATCTTGCCAGGCCATTGTGGGTAAACAGGATTTGGTGATTGAAATCCCAAAGTATTCAATCAATCATGCCAAAGCAAAGCATTAA
- a CDS encoding surface-adhesin E family protein — MRFIFFCANLFISNTLFAYPLQVARFGDEGSLYVESSSIVRMGSFVRMTYVINYWQPQSFGSHTYLSKATTVRVDCKNRRVFALSNSFYSQQDMDGDFLGKFPQDDVEGQYAEPGSLVANMVKIGCSFG, encoded by the coding sequence ATGCGATTTATCTTTTTCTGCGCCAATCTCTTCATTAGTAATACCCTGTTTGCTTACCCGTTACAAGTAGCCCGCTTTGGTGACGAAGGTAGTCTGTATGTTGAGAGTTCCTCGATTGTTCGAATGGGGTCTTTCGTTCGAATGACTTACGTAATTAATTACTGGCAGCCTCAATCCTTCGGTTCCCATACTTATTTATCAAAAGCGACTACTGTGCGAGTAGATTGCAAGAATCGACGTGTATTTGCTCTATCAAACTCTTTTTACAGTCAGCAGGATATGGACGGTGATTTCCTGGGTAAATTTCCTCAAGACGACGTTGAAGGGCAATATGCTGAGCCCGGCAGTTTGGTCGCAAATATGGTGAAGATAGGTTGTAGCTTCGGCTAG
- a CDS encoding ArsR/SmtB family transcription factor has translation MATKEQKIDLKSMKSAADAACLLMKVLNHRDRLMLLCEISQGEKCVGQLEEILDLHQPMLSQHLTRLRVAKLVNTRREGKQIFYSLGSESALAVIEVLYQQFSKK, from the coding sequence ATGGCTACAAAAGAACAAAAAATCGACCTTAAAAGCATGAAGAGTGCGGCAGATGCTGCCTGTCTCCTGATGAAGGTTCTCAATCATCGCGATCGATTGATGTTGCTTTGTGAAATCAGTCAAGGCGAGAAGTGCGTGGGCCAGTTGGAAGAGATATTGGATCTTCATCAGCCAATGCTCTCACAGCACCTGACCAGATTAAGGGTGGCAAAGTTAGTAAACACTCGCAGAGAAGGCAAACAGATTTTTTATTCACTAGGAAGTGAATCAGCATTGGCAGTTATCGAAGTTTTGTACCAGCAGTTTTCTAAGAAATAA
- a CDS encoding DUF2892 domain-containing protein yields MKCNVGSIDRVLRIAVGLVLVGLAASGVIGVGGWVGVVPLATGLFRFYPFYPVLGINSCGTDSDCTGGGCCK; encoded by the coding sequence ATGAAATGTAACGTCGGTAGTATTGATCGCGTTCTACGCATCGCTGTGGGTTTGGTGTTGGTTGGCTTGGCAGCTAGTGGTGTGATTGGTGTTGGGGGTTGGGTCGGTGTTGTGCCCCTGGCAACCGGCTTGTTTAGATTCTACCCCTTTTACCCGGTTCTTGGCATTAATTCATGCGGCACTGATTCTGACTGTACCGGTGGCGGTTGCTGTAAGTAA